A stretch of the Ascaphus truei isolate aAscTru1 chromosome 4, aAscTru1.hap1, whole genome shotgun sequence genome encodes the following:
- the TMEM14A gene encoding transmembrane protein 14A isoform X2 produces the protein MAIDWIGFCYATLVAFGGVLGYTRKGSIVSLAAGLFFGLVAAYGAYCVTWNPRDVKISLIAASTLATVMGLRYKRSKKMMPSGLVAGISLFMILRLVIGLF, from the exons ATGGCTATTGACTGGATCGGATTTTGTTATGCCACCCTTGTGGCTTTTGGTGGTGTCCTTGGATATACTCGGAAAG GCAGCATAGTGTCCTTGGCTGCAGGTCTTTTCTTTGGCCTGGTTGCTGCTTACGGGGCGTATTGCGTAACATGGAATCCCAGGGACGTGAAGATATCGCTGA TTGCTGCATCTACGCTGGCTACAGTAATGGGCCTGAGGTACAAAAGATCGAAGAAAATGATGCCTTCTGGACTTGTAGCAGGGATCAG CCTGTTCATGATCTTGAGACTTGTCATTGGTCTATTCTAA
- the TMEM14A gene encoding transmembrane protein 14A isoform X1, whose amino-acid sequence MPEMPPCRTPPPGDWRRQPVAQRIMAIDWIGFCYATLVAFGGVLGYTRKGSIVSLAAGLFFGLVAAYGAYCVTWNPRDVKISLIAASTLATVMGLRYKRSKKMMPSGLVAGISLFMILRLVIGLF is encoded by the exons ATGCCAGAGATGCCGCCGTGCCGCACCCCGCCACCCGGAGATTGGCGACGACAACCCGTAGCCCAGAG AATCATGGCTATTGACTGGATCGGATTTTGTTATGCCACCCTTGTGGCTTTTGGTGGTGTCCTTGGATATACTCGGAAAG GCAGCATAGTGTCCTTGGCTGCAGGTCTTTTCTTTGGCCTGGTTGCTGCTTACGGGGCGTATTGCGTAACATGGAATCCCAGGGACGTGAAGATATCGCTGA TTGCTGCATCTACGCTGGCTACAGTAATGGGCCTGAGGTACAAAAGATCGAAGAAAATGATGCCTTCTGGACTTGTAGCAGGGATCAG CCTGTTCATGATCTTGAGACTTGTCATTGGTCTATTCTAA